One Curtobacterium sp. BH-2-1-1 genomic region harbors:
- a CDS encoding DNA-3-methyladenine glycosylase, which translates to MSRVDTVYRPGGAVDVRATLRPLQRGSGDPAFRVVGSDTWLALRTPDGPASVLVRRAGPDAIAVSAWGDGAEWAVSHAPELLGRGDDWSDLDVSRHPFLVDARHRQPGLRLLRTNTVMAALVPAIMEQKVTSRQAWRAWRYLLRRYGTPAPGPAPADMFVPPTAAGWGAIPSWEWHRAGIEPGRSATVMRAVRVAPALERTLTFGRGGAVVSARLQSVPGIGKWTAAETAQRAHGDPDSPSVGDFHVPALVGWALTGGPVDDDGMLELLEPWRGHRERVVRLIGGSGFRKPSFGPRLTIQDHRYH; encoded by the coding sequence GTGTCGCGCGTCGACACCGTCTACCGGCCAGGAGGCGCGGTGGACGTCCGCGCGACGCTCCGGCCCCTGCAGCGCGGCTCCGGCGACCCCGCCTTCCGCGTGGTCGGCTCCGACACGTGGCTCGCGCTCCGCACGCCGGACGGCCCGGCCTCGGTGCTCGTGCGCCGTGCCGGCCCCGACGCCATCGCGGTCTCGGCGTGGGGCGACGGTGCCGAGTGGGCGGTGTCGCACGCTCCCGAACTGCTCGGTCGGGGTGACGACTGGTCGGACCTCGACGTGTCCCGGCACCCGTTCCTCGTCGACGCCCGGCACCGGCAACCGGGCCTCCGCCTGCTCCGCACCAACACCGTGATGGCGGCCCTGGTGCCCGCGATCATGGAGCAGAAGGTCACCTCGCGGCAGGCCTGGCGCGCCTGGCGGTACCTGCTGCGGCGGTACGGGACGCCGGCGCCCGGACCGGCCCCGGCGGACATGTTCGTCCCGCCGACCGCTGCCGGGTGGGGTGCGATCCCGAGCTGGGAGTGGCACCGCGCCGGCATCGAGCCCGGTCGATCGGCGACGGTGATGCGGGCGGTCCGGGTGGCTCCGGCGCTCGAACGGACGCTGACGTTCGGCCGCGGCGGGGCCGTCGTGTCCGCACGGCTGCAGTCGGTGCCCGGCATCGGGAAGTGGACGGCGGCGGAGACCGCGCAGCGTGCCCACGGCGATCCGGACTCCCCGAGCGTGGGGGACTTCCACGTGCCGGCGCTCGTCGGGTGGGCGTTGACCGGGGGACCGGTGGACGACGACGGGATGCTCGAGCTGCTGGAGCCGTGGCGGGGGCACCGGGAGCGGGTCGTGCGGCTCATCGGCGGATCGGGCTTCCGGAAGCCGTCGTTCGGGCCGCGCCTGACGATCCAGGACCACCGGTACCACTGA
- a CDS encoding anti-sigma factor has product MSDDRYAEWDAAYVLGSLPPDERLEYERHLETCDRCAAAVAELVGLPGLLSKLPADQAVEIADPDGRRDTGSESTLASVAHRVRHRRRRRRIWVAATAAAAVVAAVLGGLAVGTARVDPSVQAGPATASADRYALVGERGLDVDLSVSGEPWGTRFDWGCSYGGKSWAADGSVMYDLVVVRDDGSVQTVASWSAAGEDARGLSASTDVQRDDIASVQVRLRGDDRVLADVDL; this is encoded by the coding sequence ATGAGCGACGACCGCTACGCCGAGTGGGACGCCGCCTACGTGCTCGGTTCCCTGCCGCCGGACGAGCGGCTCGAGTACGAGCGGCACCTCGAGACGTGCGACCGCTGTGCGGCCGCCGTCGCGGAGCTGGTCGGTCTCCCGGGCCTGCTGTCCAAGCTGCCGGCCGACCAGGCGGTCGAGATCGCAGACCCGGACGGGAGGCGCGACACCGGCTCCGAGAGCACCCTCGCCTCCGTCGCGCACCGCGTTCGACACCGTCGCCGTCGCCGCCGGATCTGGGTCGCGGCCACGGCCGCCGCCGCGGTGGTCGCCGCGGTCCTCGGCGGACTCGCGGTCGGCACCGCACGGGTGGACCCGTCCGTCCAGGCCGGCCCCGCCACGGCGTCGGCCGACCGGTACGCGCTCGTGGGGGAGCGCGGCCTCGACGTCGACCTGTCCGTCAGCGGCGAACCGTGGGGCACCCGCTTCGACTGGGGCTGCTCCTACGGCGGGAAGTCCTGGGCCGCCGACGGGTCCGTGATGTACGACCTCGTGGTCGTGCGCGACGACGGGTCCGTGCAGACCGTGGCGTCGTGGTCGGCCGCGGGCGAGGACGCCCGGGGGCTGTCCGCCTCGACCGACGTGCAGCGCGACGACATCGCCAGCGTGCAGGTACGGCTCCGCGGCGACGACCGGGTGCTCGCGGACGTCGATCTCTGA
- a CDS encoding GntR family transcriptional regulator: MPVPKSTVENSPRKLLRDVVLEKMLAAIQDGTLQAGERLNDDELVQWLGVSRTPIREAIAKLVDYGLVEMEANRYTRVATPTGKQAADTTQVLGGFVELAARWGVPKLDASAAKALTEHLEAVRSYSEQQDKRMDAELETVISLLVDAADNELLDKFAESLLPRARFLSLAQGAWQFWDYKHSVDPLRAAIAKRDGDAAAAAIRALTATAEQQADELRAAGTAAAG; the protein is encoded by the coding sequence ATGCCGGTACCCAAGTCCACCGTCGAGAACTCGCCGCGGAAGCTCCTGCGCGACGTCGTGCTCGAGAAGATGCTCGCCGCGATCCAGGACGGCACGCTCCAGGCGGGCGAGCGCCTCAACGACGACGAGCTCGTGCAGTGGCTCGGGGTCAGTCGCACCCCCATCCGTGAGGCGATCGCCAAGCTCGTCGACTACGGCCTGGTCGAGATGGAGGCGAACCGGTACACCCGCGTCGCCACCCCGACCGGCAAGCAGGCCGCCGACACCACCCAGGTCCTCGGCGGGTTCGTCGAACTCGCTGCGCGCTGGGGCGTGCCGAAGCTCGACGCCTCCGCAGCCAAGGCGCTGACCGAGCACCTCGAAGCCGTGCGCTCGTACTCCGAGCAGCAGGACAAGCGCATGGACGCCGAGCTCGAGACGGTCATCTCGCTGCTCGTCGACGCCGCCGACAACGAGCTGCTCGACAAGTTCGCCGAGTCGCTCCTGCCCCGTGCACGGTTCCTCTCGCTCGCCCAGGGTGCGTGGCAGTTCTGGGACTACAAGCACTCGGTCGACCCGCTGCGTGCGGCCATCGCGAAGCGTGACGGCGACGCCGCCGCGGCCGCGATCCGTGCGCTGACCGCGACCGCCGAGCAGCAGGCGGACGAGCTCCGCGCTGCCGGGACCGCCGCCGCCGGCTGA
- a CDS encoding MarR family winged helix-turn-helix transcriptional regulator — translation MSNEGAEGHDWATWDAYHDVWRRLDRALDQAVQHGAGISIPEFEILIGLHREPDHRLRVRDIAAGIGWEKSRVSHQVTRMVARGLVERADCPTDGRGSWVEMTPDGRRAVLAGIRAHTGALEDLFWRPVGTDADTLRSVSARVDAAIGPDESDPDSAD, via the coding sequence ATGTCGAACGAGGGCGCCGAGGGCCACGACTGGGCGACGTGGGACGCCTACCACGACGTCTGGCGACGCCTCGACCGGGCGCTCGACCAGGCGGTGCAGCACGGCGCAGGCATCTCGATCCCCGAGTTCGAGATCCTCATCGGACTGCACCGCGAGCCGGACCACCGGTTGCGGGTCCGCGACATCGCGGCCGGGATCGGCTGGGAGAAGTCACGCGTCAGCCACCAGGTCACGCGCATGGTGGCGCGGGGCCTCGTCGAGCGCGCGGACTGCCCCACCGACGGACGGGGCAGCTGGGTGGAGATGACCCCGGACGGTCGCCGCGCGGTGCTCGCCGGCATCCGTGCGCACACCGGTGCGCTCGAGGACCTGTTCTGGAGGCCCGTGGGGACCGACGCGGACACGCTGCGGTCCGTCAGTGCTCGCGTCGACGCCGCGATCGGCCCCGACGAATCGGATCCGGACAGCGCCGACTGA
- the hemB gene encoding porphobilinogen synthase — MRRLVAETRLHPAELVLPMFIREGATEAIDITSMPGVQQHSLDSFRRALHEAASVGIGGVNLFGVPTSKDALGSGATDPDGILNVAIRVAREEVGDALVVQSDLCLDEFTDHGHCGVLAADGSVDNDATLERYRDMAVVQAEAGAELVCMSGMMDGQIAAARDALDVAGHSGTALLAYAAKYASAFYGPFREAVDSSLVGDRRTYQIDAANGRQGLREVEQDIAEGADIVMVKPAMSYLDVLAETARTSPVPVWAYQISGEYAMITAAAQNGWIDRDAAAMEALVGIKRAGADAILTYFAVDIARKLNEEAGLRTSGSTSAVDGIASTGKAPE; from the coding sequence ATGCGTCGACTCGTCGCCGAGACCCGGCTCCACCCCGCCGAGCTCGTGCTGCCGATGTTCATCCGCGAGGGGGCGACCGAGGCGATCGACATCACGAGCATGCCCGGGGTCCAGCAGCACTCGCTCGACTCGTTCCGCCGTGCCCTGCACGAGGCGGCGTCGGTCGGGATCGGCGGCGTGAACCTGTTCGGCGTGCCGACGTCGAAGGACGCGCTGGGATCCGGCGCGACCGACCCGGACGGCATCCTCAACGTCGCGATCCGCGTCGCGCGCGAGGAGGTCGGCGACGCCCTCGTCGTGCAGTCCGACCTGTGCCTCGACGAGTTCACCGACCACGGGCACTGCGGCGTCCTGGCCGCGGACGGCTCGGTCGACAACGACGCCACACTCGAACGGTACCGCGACATGGCGGTCGTGCAGGCCGAGGCCGGCGCCGAGCTCGTCTGCATGAGCGGCATGATGGACGGCCAGATCGCCGCCGCACGGGACGCGCTGGACGTGGCCGGGCACAGCGGCACGGCGCTGCTGGCATACGCGGCCAAGTACGCGAGCGCGTTCTACGGACCCTTCCGCGAGGCCGTCGACTCCTCGCTCGTGGGCGACCGTCGCACGTACCAGATCGACGCCGCGAACGGTCGGCAGGGCCTCCGCGAGGTCGAGCAGGACATCGCCGAGGGTGCCGACATCGTCATGGTGAAGCCGGCGATGAGCTACCTCGACGTGCTGGCCGAGACCGCACGCACCTCGCCGGTGCCGGTCTGGGCGTACCAGATCTCCGGCGAGTACGCGATGATCACCGCAGCCGCGCAGAACGGCTGGATCGACCGCGACGCCGCGGCGATGGAGGCGCTCGTCGGCATCAAGCGCGCCGGCGCCGACGCGATCCTCACCTACTTCGCGGTCGACATCGCTCGCAAGCTCAACGAGGAGGCGGGACTCCGCACCTCCGGCAGCACCAGTGCCGTGGACGGCATCGCCTCGACCGGGAAGGCCCCAGAATGA
- a CDS encoding ABC transporter ATP-binding protein encodes MSSNDDVLIRAARVRVTRSGRDLLHDIDLTVRRGEHWALLGPNGAGKSTLLAVLGATGHPTAGTVELLGRRLGRVDVRELREHIGHVDPRHRMLSPLTVLETVLTGLTGTTDLMMRWEPTPAQVATAEQHVADVGLTARRDARWPVLSQGERGRTLIARALMSEPQLLLLDEPATGLDVAAREHLLETVDALRHRHPELGSVMVTHHLEDLPASTSHAMLLRDGVAVAQGTSDEVITSSAVSHAFDFPLAILRAEGRWAARRAS; translated from the coding sequence GTGAGCAGCAACGACGACGTCCTCATCCGGGCGGCCCGGGTCCGCGTGACTCGGTCCGGCCGGGACCTCCTGCACGACATCGACCTGACCGTCCGGCGCGGGGAGCACTGGGCGCTCCTCGGGCCGAACGGAGCCGGGAAGTCGACGCTGCTCGCGGTCCTCGGCGCCACCGGGCACCCGACGGCCGGCACCGTCGAACTGCTCGGCCGACGACTCGGACGCGTCGACGTCCGGGAGCTCCGCGAGCACATCGGGCACGTCGACCCCCGCCACCGGATGCTCTCGCCGCTGACCGTCCTCGAGACCGTGCTCACCGGGCTCACCGGCACGACCGACCTCATGATGCGGTGGGAGCCGACGCCCGCGCAGGTGGCCACCGCCGAGCAGCACGTCGCCGACGTCGGGCTGACAGCGCGTCGGGACGCCCGCTGGCCGGTCCTGTCGCAGGGCGAACGCGGACGGACGCTCATCGCCCGGGCGCTCATGTCCGAGCCGCAGCTGCTCCTGCTCGACGAACCGGCGACCGGGCTCGACGTCGCCGCGCGCGAACACCTGCTCGAGACCGTCGACGCCCTGCGCCACCGGCACCCCGAGCTCGGGAGCGTGATGGTGACGCACCACCTCGAGGACCTGCCCGCGTCGACCTCGCACGCGATGCTGCTGCGCGACGGGGTCGCGGTCGCCCAGGGCACCTCGGACGAGGTCATCACGTCGTCGGCGGTCTCGCACGCCTTCGACTTCCCGCTCGCGATCCTCCGGGCCGAGGGGCGCTGGGCCGCTCGCCGCGCCTCCTGA
- a CDS encoding uroporphyrinogen-III synthase, protein MTSATAVRVVAERVARLPSDLRVAAVGEPTARAARAAGWVVDLVPSESSGAALAHALPDTSGTVLFPRSDLAAPTVVDTLRARGIDVDDVVAYRTVGTGDEPVVLDSPPAAVLVTSGSVAREIARRMTPLDPRTVVACIGPGTAAEARAAGLPVHVVARTRSAEALLDAVVESLNPTAPNRKAPK, encoded by the coding sequence GTGACCAGTGCGACGGCCGTGCGGGTGGTCGCGGAACGGGTGGCGCGCCTCCCGTCCGACCTGCGGGTGGCGGCGGTCGGCGAGCCGACCGCCCGTGCCGCGCGTGCTGCGGGCTGGGTCGTCGACCTGGTGCCGTCCGAGTCCTCGGGCGCCGCGCTCGCGCACGCGCTGCCGGACACCTCCGGCACCGTCCTCTTCCCACGCTCGGACCTCGCTGCCCCGACCGTCGTCGACACCCTGCGCGCCCGCGGGATCGACGTGGACGACGTGGTCGCGTACCGTACGGTGGGGACCGGCGACGAGCCGGTCGTCCTCGACTCCCCGCCCGCTGCCGTGCTCGTGACGAGCGGCAGCGTCGCTCGCGAGATCGCCCGGCGGATGACCCCGCTCGACCCCCGCACCGTGGTCGCGTGCATCGGACCCGGGACCGCTGCCGAAGCCCGCGCCGCCGGCCTGCCCGTGCACGTGGTCGCCCGGACCCGATCCGCAGAAGCCCTGCTCGACGCCGTCGTCGAGTCCCTGAACCCCACCGCCCCGAACAGGAAGGCACCGAAGTGA
- the hemL gene encoding glutamate-1-semialdehyde 2,1-aminomutase has translation MTTNDQLFGRAKNSIPGGVNSPVRAYGSVGGTPRFLTSAKGAYVTDAEGREYVDLVASWGPAILGHAHPATVEAVQQAAARGLSFGASTPGETELAELVKQRVSVDGDGPIEKLRMVSTGTEATMTAIRLARGYTGRDLLVKFAGHYHGHSDSLLAEAGSGVATLALPGSAGITAETAAQTLVLPYNDLDAVRRAFEEHSERIAGVIVEAAAANMGALAPERGFNRALAQIVQAHGALLIVDEVLTGFRVGSAGWWGLEASKVVPDGAGWKPDLVTFGKVIGGGMPLAALGGRREVMDYLAPLGPVYQAGTLSGNPLAVAAGIATLRAATPEVYAHLDRTAATIATATSDALSAEGVAHTVQHAGNLFSFAFTETAPRNYDDVRAQEAFRYAPFFHAMLDAGVTLPPSVFEAWFVTAAHDDRAVGRVLDALPAAAKAAARATA, from the coding sequence ATGACCACGAACGACCAGCTCTTCGGCCGCGCGAAGAACAGCATCCCCGGCGGGGTCAACTCGCCGGTCCGGGCGTACGGCTCCGTCGGCGGGACGCCCCGCTTCCTGACGAGCGCGAAGGGTGCCTACGTCACCGACGCCGAGGGGCGTGAGTACGTCGACCTCGTCGCCTCGTGGGGGCCCGCGATCCTCGGGCACGCCCACCCCGCGACGGTCGAGGCCGTGCAGCAGGCGGCGGCCCGTGGGCTGAGCTTCGGGGCGTCGACCCCGGGGGAGACCGAACTCGCCGAGCTCGTGAAGCAGCGGGTGTCGGTGGACGGCGACGGCCCGATCGAGAAGCTCCGCATGGTGTCCACGGGCACCGAGGCGACGATGACCGCGATCCGGCTCGCCCGCGGGTACACCGGTCGCGACCTGCTCGTGAAGTTCGCCGGGCACTACCACGGCCACTCGGACTCCCTGCTGGCCGAGGCCGGTTCGGGTGTGGCCACGCTCGCGCTCCCCGGCAGTGCCGGCATCACCGCCGAGACCGCCGCGCAGACCCTGGTGCTGCCCTACAACGACCTCGACGCCGTCCGCCGCGCGTTCGAGGAGCACTCCGAGCGCATCGCCGGCGTGATCGTCGAGGCAGCGGCCGCGAACATGGGCGCCCTCGCCCCCGAGCGTGGGTTCAACCGGGCCCTGGCGCAGATCGTGCAGGCGCACGGCGCGCTGCTCATCGTCGACGAGGTCCTGACCGGCTTCCGGGTGGGCTCCGCCGGGTGGTGGGGCCTCGAGGCGTCGAAGGTCGTGCCGGACGGCGCCGGGTGGAAGCCCGACCTCGTCACGTTCGGCAAGGTCATCGGCGGCGGCATGCCCCTCGCCGCACTCGGTGGTCGGCGCGAGGTCATGGACTACCTCGCCCCGCTCGGCCCCGTCTACCAGGCGGGCACGCTCTCGGGGAACCCGCTCGCGGTCGCCGCGGGCATCGCCACGCTGCGGGCCGCGACGCCCGAGGTCTACGCCCACCTCGACCGGACGGCGGCGACCATCGCGACGGCGACGAGCGACGCCCTGTCCGCCGAGGGCGTCGCCCACACCGTCCAGCACGCCGGCAACCTCTTCTCGTTCGCGTTCACCGAGACCGCCCCGCGGAACTACGACGACGTCCGAGCGCAGGAGGCGTTCCGGTACGCGCCGTTCTTCCACGCCATGCTCGACGCGGGAGTGACCCTGCCCCCGAGTGTCTTCGAGGCGTGGTTCGTCACGGCGGCGCACGACGACCGGGCCGTCGGACGGGTGCTCGACGCACTCCCTGCCGCGGCGAAGGCGGCCGCGCGCGCCACGGCGTGA
- a CDS encoding 6-phosphofructokinase, giving the protein MRIGILTSGGDCPGLNAVIRAIVLKGIAIYGHDFVGFRDGWRGVVDGDIVPLGRKDIQGIAKQGGTILGTSRTNPFEGPNGGVENIERTLERHGIDAIVAIGGEGTLAAAKRLTDAGLKIVGVPKTVDNDLGATDYTFGFDTAVAIATEAMDRLRTTGESHSRCMVAEVMGRHVGWIALHSGMAAGAHAILIPEQKTSMEQIAAWVRAAYDRGRAPLVVVAEGFVPDHEDNAHTERGLDAFGRPRLGGIGERLAPLIEEMTGIETRATTLGHIQRGGTPTAYDRVLSTRLGLAAIDSVVEERWGRMVALRGTDIEHVSFEEALGELKTVPQARYDEAAIMFG; this is encoded by the coding sequence ATGCGCATCGGCATCCTCACCTCCGGAGGCGACTGCCCCGGCCTGAACGCGGTCATCCGCGCCATCGTGCTGAAGGGCATCGCGATCTACGGACACGACTTCGTCGGCTTCCGCGACGGGTGGCGCGGCGTGGTCGACGGCGACATCGTCCCGCTCGGCCGCAAGGACATCCAGGGCATCGCCAAGCAGGGCGGCACGATCCTCGGCACGAGCCGGACGAACCCCTTCGAGGGCCCGAACGGCGGCGTCGAGAACATCGAGCGCACCCTCGAGCGGCACGGCATCGACGCCATCGTGGCGATCGGCGGCGAGGGCACGCTGGCCGCCGCGAAGCGCCTCACGGACGCCGGGCTGAAGATCGTCGGCGTCCCGAAGACCGTCGACAACGACCTCGGCGCGACCGACTACACGTTCGGCTTCGACACCGCCGTCGCGATCGCGACCGAGGCCATGGACCGCCTCCGCACCACGGGCGAGTCCCACTCGCGCTGCATGGTCGCCGAGGTCATGGGCCGGCACGTCGGCTGGATCGCCCTGCACTCCGGCATGGCCGCGGGTGCCCACGCGATCCTCATCCCGGAGCAGAAGACGAGCATGGAGCAGATCGCCGCGTGGGTCCGGGCGGCCTACGACCGTGGTCGAGCGCCGCTGGTCGTCGTCGCCGAGGGCTTCGTCCCCGACCACGAGGACAACGCGCACACCGAGCGCGGCCTCGACGCGTTCGGGCGTCCGCGGCTCGGCGGCATCGGCGAGCGCCTCGCACCGCTCATCGAGGAGATGACGGGCATCGAGACGCGCGCCACCACGCTCGGCCACATCCAGCGCGGCGGCACCCCGACCGCGTACGACCGGGTCCTCTCGACGCGGCTCGGCCTGGCGGCCATCGACTCGGTGGTCGAGGAGCGCTGGGGCCGCATGGTGGCGCTCCGGGGCACCGACATCGAGCACGTCTCCTTCGAGGAGGCGCTCGGCGAGCTGAAGACCGTGCCGCAGGCCCGGTACGACGAGGCCGCCATCATGTTCGGCTGA
- a CDS encoding sigma-70 family RNA polymerase sigma factor: MATGRGADELLATLYREHGDALTRYVRHLTRDGHTVEDVVQETMVRAWQRPAVLERAPDSARAWLFTVARNLVVDDARSARNRREHGTESPVDRVEADRTDAVLDRIVVADALASLSPDHRRVVVDAYWLGHTVPEIARRHDIPEGTAKSRLHYGLRALRLALQERGVTR; the protein is encoded by the coding sequence ATGGCCACGGGCAGGGGAGCCGACGAGCTGCTCGCGACGCTCTACCGGGAGCACGGCGACGCGCTCACCCGGTACGTCCGGCACCTGACGCGGGACGGCCACACGGTCGAGGACGTCGTGCAGGAGACGATGGTGCGCGCGTGGCAGCGCCCGGCCGTGCTCGAACGCGCCCCGGACAGCGCTCGGGCGTGGCTCTTCACCGTCGCCCGGAACCTCGTCGTCGACGATGCCCGGTCCGCGCGGAACCGCCGTGAGCACGGCACCGAGTCCCCCGTGGACCGGGTCGAGGCGGACCGCACCGACGCCGTCCTCGACCGCATCGTCGTCGCGGACGCCCTCGCCTCGCTCAGCCCCGACCACCGTCGGGTGGTGGTGGACGCCTACTGGCTCGGACACACGGTCCCCGAGATCGCCCGACGACACGACATCCCCGAGGGCACCGCGAAGTCGCGGCTGCACTACGGGCTGCGGGCTCTCCGGCTCGCACTGCAGGAACGAGGAGTGACGCGATGA
- a CDS encoding NAD-dependent epimerase/dehydratase family protein, whose product MDIVIAGCGDLGIETGLRFAAAGHRVVGLRRRGELVPAPLTGWSVDLRRTVPEIPASTAVVVVAVAAGSRDVDEYRATYVDGLRNVLDGIDASGASPRLVVVSSTAVYDVDDGGTVTEDTPADGGSPTADVLLEAEALLRERAPGAVLARLSGVYGPGRERLIDQVRGGGARSAPADGSSPHTNRIHRDDAAAALVHLATLDDPAPTYLVTDDEPARLDDVYAFLAAELGVAVPPRAEADAAGRQGAGDKRLSNALLRSTGWAPRYPTFREGYRAVLAGVGTRHP is encoded by the coding sequence GTGGACATCGTCATCGCCGGCTGCGGCGACCTCGGGATCGAGACCGGCCTGCGCTTCGCCGCCGCCGGGCACCGCGTGGTCGGACTCCGGCGGCGGGGCGAGCTGGTCCCGGCCCCGCTCACCGGGTGGAGCGTCGACCTGCGCCGGACGGTCCCGGAGATCCCGGCGAGCACGGCGGTGGTGGTCGTGGCCGTCGCCGCGGGGAGCCGCGACGTGGACGAGTACCGCGCGACGTACGTCGACGGGCTGCGGAACGTCCTGGACGGCATCGACGCGTCCGGAGCGAGCCCGCGCCTGGTCGTCGTGTCCTCGACCGCGGTCTACGACGTCGACGACGGCGGCACGGTCACCGAGGACACCCCCGCGGACGGCGGTTCCCCCACCGCGGACGTCCTGCTGGAGGCCGAGGCCCTGCTCCGCGAGCGAGCCCCGGGGGCCGTGCTCGCTCGACTGTCCGGTGTGTACGGTCCCGGGCGGGAGCGCCTCATCGACCAGGTCCGGGGCGGAGGGGCTCGGTCGGCTCCGGCCGACGGGTCGTCCCCGCACACGAACCGGATCCACCGGGACGACGCGGCTGCGGCCCTCGTCCACCTCGCGACGCTGGACGACCCCGCACCGACGTACCTCGTGACCGACGACGAACCGGCTCGGCTCGACGACGTGTACGCGTTCCTCGCCGCCGAGCTCGGGGTCGCGGTACCGCCGAGGGCCGAGGCCGACGCTGCCGGCCGGCAGGGTGCCGGTGACAAGCGTCTGTCGAACGCCCTGCTCCGCTCGACGGGCTGGGCACCGCGGTACCCGACGTTCCGCGAGGGCTACCGCGCCGTGCTCGCCGGCGTCGGCACCCGGCACCCCTGA
- a CDS encoding MDR family oxidoreductase: protein MTRAVLVSSSAPPTVTEVDVADPTEGEVLVDVTYSSVNYKDGLALARNPGVARVDPLVPGIDVVGTVSALGPGVHDVAIGDRVVVNGAGLGETRHGGWAEHAVVPSGSLVVLPGSIDNSFAAAIGTAGFTAMLSVLALERFVEPGSGPVLVTGASGGVGTVAIALLAARGYEVTASTGRAANDASLRALGATDVVDRATLSELGRPMQRAHWAGAVDSVGGATLANVLAATRWGGAVTACGLAQDSALPTSVMPFILRAVSLLGINSVDAPLALRQQAWQRLATDLEPALLAGVTRVAGLEEAIAVGPEVVAGNVHGRTVVAVDR, encoded by the coding sequence GTGACCCGCGCAGTCCTCGTCTCCAGTTCCGCCCCGCCCACCGTCACCGAGGTCGACGTCGCCGACCCGACCGAGGGCGAGGTGCTCGTCGACGTCACGTACTCGAGCGTCAACTACAAGGACGGCCTGGCGCTCGCCCGGAACCCCGGCGTCGCGCGGGTCGACCCGCTCGTGCCCGGCATCGACGTCGTCGGCACCGTCTCGGCCCTCGGACCGGGCGTGCACGACGTCGCGATCGGCGACCGGGTCGTCGTGAACGGCGCCGGGCTCGGCGAGACCCGGCACGGCGGCTGGGCGGAGCACGCGGTGGTGCCGTCGGGGTCGCTCGTCGTGCTGCCGGGGTCGATCGACAACTCGTTCGCGGCCGCGATCGGCACCGCCGGGTTCACCGCGATGCTCAGTGTGCTCGCACTCGAACGGTTCGTCGAGCCCGGCAGCGGTCCCGTCCTCGTGACGGGTGCGTCCGGCGGCGTCGGCACGGTCGCGATCGCGCTGCTCGCTGCCCGCGGGTACGAGGTCACGGCCTCGACCGGACGCGCCGCGAACGACGCCTCGCTCCGGGCACTCGGCGCGACCGACGTCGTCGACCGCGCGACCCTGTCCGAGCTCGGCCGGCCGATGCAGCGGGCGCACTGGGCGGGCGCGGTGGACAGCGTCGGGGGTGCGACCCTCGCGAACGTCCTCGCGGCGACCCGGTGGGGCGGGGCCGTGACGGCGTGCGGCCTGGCGCAGGACTCCGCGCTCCCGACCTCGGTGATGCCCTTCATCCTGCGGGCGGTGTCGCTGCTCGGCATCAACTCCGTCGACGCCCCGCTGGCCCTCCGGCAGCAGGCGTGGCAGCGGCTCGCGACCGATCTCGAACCGGCGCTCCTGGCGGGCGTGACGCGGGTCGCCGGGCTCGAGGAAGCCATCGCCGTCGGACCCGAGGTCGTCGCCGGCAACGTGCACGGGCGCACGGTCGTCGCGGTCGATCGCTGA
- a CDS encoding YceI family protein produces the protein MGLRTRTKVIIGIASGVVVVGAAAAIAGPVIYANTVNGQAAAAPSVSAAPSGGSGTLTAAEADGSWTSTGDSFAGYRVHEKLQGQDVNVVGRTKDVEGSAEVSGGSLTKATVTVEVAKISTPESARDAYFRDTALQTDQHPTATFTLTKPVDVSGALDGSTQDVTLTGTMDLHGVEQPITADAQVAVAKDGTVQVAGSIPITFEDYGVEAPSLGFVTVDPKGSVEFSLDLAK, from the coding sequence ATGGGACTCCGCACACGAACCAAGGTCATCATCGGCATCGCCTCCGGCGTCGTGGTCGTCGGCGCGGCCGCAGCCATCGCCGGACCGGTCATCTACGCGAACACCGTCAACGGGCAGGCCGCCGCGGCCCCCTCCGTCAGCGCCGCGCCGTCCGGCGGCTCCGGCACCCTCACCGCCGCCGAGGCCGACGGCAGCTGGACCAGCACCGGCGACTCGTTCGCGGGCTACCGCGTGCACGAGAAGCTCCAGGGGCAGGATGTGAACGTGGTCGGACGCACGAAGGACGTCGAGGGCAGCGCCGAGGTCAGCGGCGGCTCCCTCACGAAGGCGACGGTCACGGTCGAGGTCGCGAAGATCAGCACGCCCGAGTCCGCCCGTGACGCCTACTTCCGCGACACCGCGCTCCAGACGGACCAGCACCCCACGGCGACGTTCACGCTGACGAAGCCCGTCGACGTGTCCGGCGCGCTCGACGGCTCGACGCAGGACGTCACGCTCACCGGCACGATGGACCTGCACGGCGTCGAGCAGCCCATCACCGCCGACGCCCAGGTCGCCGTCGCGAAGGACGGCACCGTGCAGGTCGCCGGCAGCATCCCGATCACCTTCGAGGACTACGGGGTCGAAGCACCGTCCCTCGGCTTCGTCACGGTGGACCCGAAGGGGTCCGTCGAGTTCTCCCTCGACCTGGCGAAGTGA